The Blattabacterium sp. (Cryptocercus kyebangensis) region TTCACTCATTTCCGTTCTATTTTTTCCTCCTAAAAAAGTGACCAATTTATATTTATTTTGAAAGGCTATCTTAGCCGTAATAGCATCTAATAAATTATCATTTTTTTTATCATCATTACAGGACTTAATATATTCTAATTTTCCTTTTACAATTCCTTCAGGAATAACCCATTGAACTACTTCTTTATTTTTTTCTATTTGATATAAACTTCTTATTTTTATAGGTGTAATAGTATTTCTTGATAAGAATGTAATTTCTTTATTGATCATATTCATTCTTCTCCCTAAAAAAGGAGATTTTACATAAAGTTTATCATTTTTTTCAAAAATTTGAATTCCAAAAGGAATATCCTTATTTAGGGAAAAAAAAAATCCATTTATTTTTATTATTTTTCCATTTTTAAGAAAATTTTCCGTTCTCCCTTTTTTATTGGTTGAAACTATTTTTATAATTTTTTCCCCCGGACTTTTTTTAGAAAGAAATACTTTTGCACATGGAATATAGTTTATAATATTTATTTTCAATAAATCTCCTTCAAAAAAAAATTTTCCTTTATATCCATTATGAAAAGAAGATAAAATATAAGGATCATTATAAACCATTGTGTTCATCCCTCTATGTACTTTCAATTTTATATAATTTTTTCTAGAAATAATTTTTCCATTAGTTTCTCCTTCTCTTAAAGACATCATTCCTTCAAAACTATAGTATCTAGAAATAACTCCTCCCATAAAAATAAATACAAATGATATATGAAAAATTAATAAAGGAAATTTTTTTTTATTCCAAAGCTTATATTTCCATATATTTCCTATTAAATTTATTATAATTAGAACAATAATAGTTTCAAACCAAGTAGATTCATAAATAAATATTTTTGCTATATCTGTAGAATATTTCTTTTCTAAGAAAGTAGCTATTGCCATAGATAAGGCTAACAATAAAAATAAAACAGAAGTAATTTTTGTGGAAAAAAGAAATTTTTTTAACGTTCGCATACTGATATCTATTTAATATTTTTTTTCAAAAAAATTTATAATATAGTTATAATGTCTGAACTTCTATTTATATAAATAGGAGATATTCTATGATAAGAAAGATGAGTTAAAATTATATAGTTAATAGTAGTTTATATATAATCAATCAGTCCATCATAAGCTAAATAAACATTTTTAGGTAATTGATTTTGAATTTCATCGTGAAATCCAAGTAAAGGGCTTATATGTGTAAAATAAGTTTTTTTAGGTCCAATTTTTTGGATTAGTTCCAATGATTCGGATAATGTAAAAGGAGAGGAATGTTTTGAAACTTTTCTTAATACATTTAAGACTAAAATATTCAAACCTATTAATTTTTCCATGGTATGAATAGGAACACTACTTGCATCTGTTATATAGGCAAAGTTTTCTATACGAAATCCTAAAATAGGAAGAGGACCATGCCATATATATAAAGGAATAACTTTAAAATATTCTACTATGAAAGTATCCATATAATTATCCAATTCATAGATAGAAATTTTGGAAGTATTTGAATTTTTATTTTTTGAAAAAATATAGTAAAATCTTTTTTTTAAATTTTCTAATACACGACGTAATCCATAAACTGGAATCGTTTTTTTCATTTTAAAATTAATAGATCTTATTTCGTCTAATCCCCCTACATGATCGTGATGTTCATGTGTAATAAAAATCGCATCTATTTTTTCATGATTACTTCTTAACATTTGATAACGAAAATCAGGGCTGCAATCTATCAAAAATGATTTTTTATCTTTTTCAATAAGAATAGAACTTCGAAGTCTTTTATCTTTTGGACTCTTTGATAAACATACTGGATGTTTGGACCCAATGATAGGGACTCCCTGTGAGGTACCAGTTCCTAAAAAAGTAATTTTCATATATTTTTACTATTGAAAATGCTGATTTATTATATTTTTTTGCATTTCATTTATAATATTTTTTTT contains the following coding sequences:
- a CDS encoding MBL fold metallo-hydrolase, whose protein sequence is MKITFLGTGTSQGVPIIGSKHPVCLSKSPKDKRLRSSILIEKDKKSFLIDCSPDFRYQMLRSNHEKIDAIFITHEHHDHVGGLDEIRSINFKMKKTIPVYGLRRVLENLKKRFYYIFSKNKNSNTSKISIYELDNYMDTFIVEYFKVIPLYIWHGPLPILGFRIENFAYITDASSVPIHTMEKLIGLNILVLNVLRKVSKHSSPFTLSESLELIQKIGPKKTYFTHISPLLGFHDEIQNQLPKNVYLAYDGLIDYI